One window from the genome of Myxococcales bacterium encodes:
- a CDS encoding sigma 54-interacting transcriptional regulator gives MAHPDDREPGNEPRGRPSRSTTVSRAIISDERHILLVVGKTSQSTHALPASGRVTIGRAAENDIAIDDASISRHHATLILDAPIRIVDNDSANGTWIGDRQVPVGEEITMHTNDPLRIGNVLIVLQTWSTNSRPRRLKTHEYFEARLEEEAMRGARRGDAFGVLFAHVESGATDPLALFSLCLRETDLVAEYAPGQYEILVVDTTPSGESTVISRVETAASENGLDIRLGAAWFPRDGRDASALMTQARVRADEHAIKPLPSSDHAEPKRQASQAGLVVSAPSMRALHSLIERVAASDISVLLLGETGVGKEMIAAEIHKKSTRADKPYIPLNCSALTETLLESELFGYERGAFTGANTAKQGLLETANGGVLFLDEIGELPLSTQVKLLRVLDERRVTRVGGIASKPIDVRIVSATNRDVDAEVIRGTFRSDLLYRLNAMTVQVPPLRERHAEIEPLTRHFINHFATRMNKEVPILSEEALALCYQYYWPGNVRELRNVMERAVVLCKGKIIMKHDLPVERMMAKFADARATLRPSVAPPMPQPSYGAPSFGGATPQSAAFGASIDSSTPGPYPLPALGSAQFAPSRPDQPTYGAPAYPPASRAATAASEDETMHSWRGRAWDRAEIEATLVACGGNQAEAAKRLGVSRRTLINRLEKLGIARPRKRP, from the coding sequence ATGGCCCATCCAGACGACCGCGAGCCTGGTAACGAACCGAGGGGACGACCCTCGCGTTCGACCACCGTATCGCGCGCGATCATTTCGGATGAGCGCCATATTTTGCTGGTGGTCGGCAAGACGTCACAGTCGACGCATGCCTTGCCTGCCAGCGGCCGCGTAACGATCGGCCGCGCGGCGGAAAACGACATCGCCATTGATGATGCGTCGATCTCGCGCCACCACGCCACCCTCATTCTCGACGCCCCGATTCGGATCGTCGACAACGACAGCGCGAACGGCACGTGGATTGGCGACCGCCAAGTGCCAGTTGGCGAAGAAATCACGATGCATACCAACGATCCGTTGCGCATCGGCAACGTGCTCATCGTGCTGCAAACCTGGAGCACTAATAGCCGGCCGAGGCGACTCAAGACGCACGAGTATTTCGAGGCTAGGCTCGAAGAAGAGGCCATGCGCGGCGCGCGGCGCGGCGATGCGTTTGGCGTCTTATTTGCCCACGTCGAAAGCGGCGCCACCGACCCCTTGGCGCTATTTTCGCTGTGTCTGCGCGAAACCGACTTGGTCGCGGAATATGCGCCAGGGCAATACGAAATCCTCGTCGTCGACACCACGCCCTCGGGCGAATCAACGGTTATCTCGCGCGTCGAGACCGCGGCCAGCGAGAACGGGCTTGATATTCGTTTGGGTGCGGCCTGGTTTCCGCGCGACGGCCGCGATGCGTCCGCGCTGATGACACAGGCGCGGGTGCGGGCCGACGAGCATGCGATCAAGCCCTTGCCATCGTCCGACCATGCCGAGCCCAAGCGTCAGGCGTCGCAGGCTGGCCTGGTGGTTTCGGCCCCCTCAATGCGCGCGCTGCACAGCCTCATCGAGCGCGTCGCGGCCTCTGATATCAGCGTGCTGCTCCTTGGCGAGACCGGCGTCGGCAAGGAAATGATCGCCGCCGAAATCCACAAGAAATCGACCCGCGCCGATAAGCCGTATATCCCGCTTAATTGCTCCGCGCTCACCGAAACGCTGCTCGAGAGCGAGCTCTTTGGCTACGAGCGCGGCGCCTTTACCGGTGCCAATACCGCCAAGCAAGGCCTGCTGGAGACCGCCAACGGCGGCGTGTTATTCCTCGACGAAATTGGCGAGCTACCGCTCTCGACCCAGGTCAAGTTGCTGCGCGTGCTCGACGAACGCCGCGTCACCCGGGTTGGCGGTATCGCCAGCAAGCCCATCGACGTGCGCATTGTTTCAGCCACCAATCGCGACGTCGATGCCGAGGTGATTCGCGGCACGTTTCGATCGGATTTGCTCTATCGCCTCAACGCGATGACGGTGCAGGTGCCGCCGCTGCGCGAGCGCCACGCCGAGATCGAGCCGCTCACCCGCCACTTTATCAACCACTTCGCGACGCGCATGAACAAAGAAGTGCCGATTCTCTCCGAGGAGGCCCTCGCGCTCTGTTATCAGTATTACTGGCCCGGCAACGTGCGCGAGCTGCGCAACGTGATGGAGCGCGCGGTGGTGCTCTGCAAAGGCAAGATCATCATGAAGCACGATCTGCCGGTTGAGCGCATGATGGCCAAGTTCGCCGATGCGCGCGCGACGCTGCGGCCCAGCGTTGCGCCGCCCATGCCGCAGCCGAGTTACGGCGCACCTTCCTTTGGAGGGGCGACTCCACAGTCCGCCGCGTTTGGCGCCTCCATCGATTCCTCGACGCCAGGGCCGTATCCGCTGCCCGCGCTGGGTTCTGCGCAATTCGCGCCATCGCGTCCAGATCAGCCAACCTACGGCGCGCCGGCATATCCGCCCGCGTCGCGTGCCGCCACCGCGGCGTCCGAGGACGAAACCATGCATTCGTGGCGAGGCCGCGCATGGGACCGCGCCGAAATCGAGGCCACGCTCGTCGCCTGCGGCGGCAATCAAGCCGAAGCCGCCAAGCGCCTCGGCGTCTCGCGTCGCACGCTGATCAATCGCCTCGAAAAGCTCGGCATCGCGCGTCCGCGCAAGCGGCCTTGA
- a CDS encoding lantibiotic dehydratase gives MKPTIRSITNKFVVRTPCLSVSTVIADSNHAEVLRQRLRELVGNPAVRESLLIASQSIDAAIDDWLADPWAAKNRATERSILRYVTRMSTRATPFGLFSACTVGNFDEHTALELADRAKWQRRTRIDNDYLFDAVLALGQDRELRKTLTYWPNDTGYIAAGKLRYAEARTTGSGRAYFLMSAGLTDYLKAILERASSGATIADLSEVLCRDPEITPPEAEEFLHELIDAQVITSKLMPNVTGRESTLVVADLLETTDATGKSAAKALKSAFKRVEALDAAPMGAMPGAYSTIMDELGAEMPAAVRTPKNISRTFQVDLFSTLAQRQLSHKVLAELERAALFLGKIANIQQNSQNDFRKAFEEKFESQTIPLSLALDNEAGVRKSDGGSGTDSPVLAGIALPNRGGAPQAPAYSPKGAWIAGMFERAKLEGAKELVITDADVEACPKSSSDAVPFLGGTSAMIAIAAKSQADIDAGRFDMRVIGISGPSGVNLFGRFCYGSREIHDMVLAQIAAEEGLRPDAVFAEIVHLPQGRIGNILFRPVLRDYEITYLGISGAPDDRHIPLSDLMVTSKGGRVVLISKRLGKEVIPRLSTAHNYSMPSSFPLYKFLCSIQAQYFTQGGWSWEFLDGRPHLPRVRYGNIVLDRAQWRLTAKDLEGIEAATAGHKKVAGQEASLAAMQAAHVAVTELRNKLQWPRWVAIAESDNELVIDLDNPAMTEMMAHELRGARGVEIVEMYPAPDETWITGPGGTYVHEISLPLFRDPEPAANAAKNAGKGPAKAKAATATDAEPEALKAPAQPRALLPPEVPRDDRLLAVGSECLYVKLYCGQTVANAVLREVMVPLLADSGFRASFDDWFFLRYADPDPHLRLRFFGEPARLLAEVLPAITAAVQPLLANGTLDKIVLDTYQREVERYGGLTGVRLAEKLFSRDSDLAMTFLEHTDDDAIPEVLWPMAVVAIDKLLEDFGYSPEGKFKKMSEIADGFLSEFGMNPAYQKRLGDKFKLVRGDIAAAFTNPADNPDHPAPPIYEAIATRSERNREVIAALRDAERAGQLTDSVDRLISSVIHVNMNRVFTNSPRAQEMVLYDLLRRHYDGILARQRTGAGGGEKLKKDKPPPTDGSETPTP, from the coding sequence ATGAAACCAACGATCCGCTCGATCACAAATAAATTCGTCGTCCGCACGCCGTGTCTGTCTGTTTCCACGGTAATCGCGGACAGCAATCACGCCGAAGTGTTGCGACAGCGCCTGCGCGAACTCGTGGGAAATCCCGCGGTGCGCGAGTCGCTTTTGATCGCCTCGCAGAGCATCGACGCGGCAATCGACGACTGGCTGGCCGACCCGTGGGCTGCCAAGAATCGTGCAACCGAGCGGTCGATTTTGCGATACGTCACGCGCATGTCGACGCGCGCTACGCCGTTCGGCTTGTTCTCAGCGTGCACCGTTGGCAACTTTGACGAGCACACCGCGCTGGAGCTCGCCGACCGCGCCAAGTGGCAGCGACGCACGCGCATTGACAATGACTACTTGTTTGACGCCGTGCTCGCCCTCGGCCAAGACCGCGAGCTGCGCAAGACCCTGACGTACTGGCCCAATGACACCGGCTATATCGCCGCTGGCAAGCTGCGCTACGCCGAGGCCCGCACGACGGGCTCTGGTCGCGCCTATTTTTTGATGTCGGCTGGCCTCACTGATTACCTAAAGGCGATCCTAGAGCGCGCCAGCAGCGGGGCGACGATAGCTGACCTCAGCGAGGTGCTTTGTCGCGACCCCGAAATCACGCCACCCGAGGCCGAGGAATTTCTCCACGAATTAATCGACGCGCAGGTCATCACGTCCAAGTTAATGCCCAATGTCACGGGCCGCGAGTCGACCCTGGTCGTAGCCGATTTGCTAGAGACCACCGACGCCACCGGCAAATCGGCCGCCAAGGCGCTCAAGTCCGCCTTCAAGCGTGTCGAAGCGCTCGATGCCGCGCCGATGGGTGCCATGCCCGGCGCGTATAGCACCATTATGGATGAGCTCGGTGCCGAGATGCCGGCGGCCGTCCGTACCCCGAAAAACATTAGCCGCACGTTTCAGGTGGATCTGTTTTCTACCCTGGCGCAGCGGCAGCTCAGCCACAAGGTGCTTGCCGAACTTGAACGCGCGGCGCTGTTTCTCGGCAAGATCGCCAATATTCAGCAAAATAGCCAAAATGATTTTCGCAAGGCGTTCGAAGAAAAATTCGAATCCCAGACCATCCCGCTATCGCTTGCGCTGGACAATGAAGCCGGCGTGCGCAAGTCCGATGGTGGCAGTGGCACCGATAGCCCCGTGCTTGCCGGAATCGCCCTGCCCAACCGAGGCGGCGCGCCGCAAGCACCTGCTTACTCGCCCAAAGGCGCTTGGATCGCGGGCATGTTTGAGCGCGCTAAGCTCGAGGGTGCCAAAGAGCTCGTGATCACCGACGCAGACGTCGAGGCGTGCCCCAAGTCCTCATCGGATGCCGTACCGTTTTTGGGAGGCACCTCGGCCATGATCGCAATCGCCGCCAAGAGCCAGGCCGATATCGACGCGGGACGTTTCGACATGCGCGTGATTGGCATCTCGGGGCCGTCCGGCGTAAATTTATTTGGACGTTTCTGCTACGGCTCGCGTGAGATCCACGACATGGTGCTGGCCCAGATCGCCGCGGAGGAGGGCCTGCGGCCCGACGCCGTGTTTGCCGAGATCGTCCACCTGCCGCAGGGCCGCATTGGCAACATCTTGTTTAGGCCTGTGCTGCGCGACTATGAGATTACCTACCTCGGCATCAGCGGCGCCCCCGACGATCGCCATATCCCGCTTTCAGATCTGATGGTCACCTCCAAGGGTGGCCGCGTCGTCCTGATTTCTAAGCGCCTGGGCAAAGAGGTGATTCCGCGCCTCTCCACGGCGCATAACTACAGCATGCCGTCGTCGTTTCCGCTTTATAAATTTCTTTGTAGCATTCAAGCCCAGTATTTCACGCAAGGTGGATGGAGCTGGGAATTCCTCGACGGACGCCCGCATTTGCCACGCGTTCGCTACGGCAATATCGTGCTCGATCGCGCGCAATGGCGGCTGACCGCCAAAGATCTTGAAGGCATCGAAGCCGCCACCGCGGGCCACAAAAAAGTTGCTGGCCAAGAGGCCTCGCTCGCGGCCATGCAGGCCGCGCATGTCGCGGTCACGGAGCTGCGCAACAAGCTGCAATGGCCAAGGTGGGTAGCTATAGCCGAGTCCGACAATGAACTCGTGATCGACCTCGACAACCCAGCCATGACCGAAATGATGGCCCACGAACTGCGCGGCGCCCGCGGCGTCGAGATCGTGGAGATGTATCCGGCACCCGATGAGACGTGGATTACCGGCCCAGGGGGCACGTATGTTCACGAAATCTCGTTGCCACTGTTCCGCGATCCTGAACCGGCGGCCAACGCCGCGAAAAACGCCGGCAAAGGCCCCGCAAAGGCGAAGGCCGCGACCGCGACCGACGCTGAGCCCGAGGCGCTCAAAGCGCCTGCCCAGCCGCGCGCGCTTTTACCGCCCGAGGTGCCGCGCGACGACCGCTTGCTCGCAGTCGGATCAGAGTGCCTCTACGTCAAACTTTATTGTGGCCAAACCGTGGCCAATGCGGTGCTGCGGGAGGTGATGGTGCCCTTGCTGGCTGACTCAGGATTTCGCGCCAGCTTTGACGATTGGTTTTTCTTGCGCTACGCCGATCCTGACCCTCACTTGCGACTGCGTTTTTTTGGTGAGCCCGCGCGTTTGCTCGCGGAGGTGTTGCCGGCGATCACCGCGGCCGTGCAGCCTCTCTTGGCTAACGGCACGCTCGATAAAATCGTGCTCGATACCTATCAGCGCGAGGTCGAGCGCTACGGTGGCCTAACCGGCGTTCGGCTTGCCGAAAAGCTGTTCTCACGCGACAGCGACCTCGCCATGACGTTTCTCGAACATACGGACGACGACGCCATTCCTGAGGTGTTGTGGCCCATGGCAGTCGTCGCGATCGACAAGCTGCTTGAGGATTTCGGCTATTCCCCCGAAGGCAAGTTCAAGAAAATGTCTGAAATTGCCGATGGTTTTTTATCAGAGTTTGGGATGAACCCGGCGTACCAGAAGCGACTTGGCGACAAATTCAAGTTAGTGCGCGGCGACATCGCGGCGGCATTTACCAACCCCGCCGACAACCCAGATCACCCTGCCCCGCCGATCTACGAGGCGATCGCAACGCGCAGCGAGCGCAACCGCGAGGTCATCGCGGCGCTGCGCGACGCCGAGCGGGCAGGGCAGCTCACCGACAGCGTCGACCGGCTTATCTCCTCGGTGATCCACGTCAACATGAACCGCGTCTTCACCAACTCGCCGCGCGCGCAGGAAATGGTGCTCTACGATCTGTTGCGGCGCCACTACGATGGCATCTTAGCGCGACAGCGCACGGGGGCTGGTGGCGGCGAGAAGCTCAAAAAAGATAAGCCGCCTCCGACCGACGGCAGCGAAACGCCAACGCCTTAG
- a CDS encoding GMC family oxidoreductase, whose amino-acid sequence MRVGNFDVDFAIIGSGFGGSVSALRLAEKGYSVSVLEMGKRWHKEDFPKTNWNLRKHLWQPSLGLYGILQITMVKDALLLHGAGVGGGSLVYANTLLVPPDVAFADPRWVGLPSWQAALAPHYATAQRMLGATESEVVVETDEILREVATEMGFGHTWKKHNVGVYFGEAGKTVPDPYFGGEGPERTGCTKCGGCMVGCRYGAKNTLDRNYLYLAEKRGAKVEAETRVVDVRPAGGGGYELTLERSTGWRHPRRTLRARGVVVAAGSYGTVNLLMRCKARGSLGGLSGQLGNYLRTNSEALLGVRSRKAGVDHSKGIAITSGVLVDDTTHIEVVRYSDGSDALAPLATVLTGGGGRVPRPLRWLGNILAHPVQFLRSVVPFGWARKSAILLVMQPLDNHLTYHLRRPWYWPFSKKLDSKHGGGPPSPSFIPVANVVAKRMAQKMDGYAQNSAAEVLLGKATTAHVLGGCPIGVTADDGVVDPQSRAFGYDDLYVVDGSIIPANLGVNPSLTITAMAEHAMSHVPPRAVRIDAHWRADAVTRR is encoded by the coding sequence ATGCGCGTGGGCAACTTTGACGTCGACTTTGCCATCATCGGGTCGGGCTTTGGCGGTAGCGTCTCGGCGCTGCGGCTGGCCGAGAAGGGCTACAGCGTCAGCGTGCTCGAAATGGGCAAGCGCTGGCACAAGGAAGACTTTCCCAAGACAAATTGGAATTTGCGCAAGCACCTGTGGCAGCCGTCATTGGGGCTCTACGGCATCTTGCAGATCACCATGGTCAAGGACGCGTTGCTGCTGCACGGCGCCGGGGTGGGCGGCGGCAGCCTGGTTTATGCCAATACCTTGCTGGTGCCGCCCGACGTCGCCTTTGCCGATCCGCGGTGGGTCGGACTCCCGTCCTGGCAGGCCGCGCTGGCGCCTCATTACGCCACCGCGCAGCGCATGCTTGGCGCCACCGAGAGCGAGGTGGTGGTGGAAACCGATGAAATCTTGCGCGAGGTGGCGACCGAGATGGGCTTTGGCCATACGTGGAAGAAACACAACGTCGGCGTGTATTTTGGCGAAGCCGGCAAGACCGTGCCGGATCCATACTTTGGCGGCGAGGGCCCCGAGCGCACGGGCTGCACCAAATGCGGCGGCTGCATGGTGGGGTGCCGCTACGGCGCGAAAAACACGCTCGACCGCAACTACCTCTATCTCGCCGAGAAGCGCGGCGCGAAGGTAGAGGCTGAGACGCGCGTGGTCGACGTGCGGCCGGCGGGCGGCGGCGGCTATGAGTTGACCCTGGAACGCTCGACCGGCTGGCGGCATCCGCGCCGCACACTGCGCGCCCGCGGCGTGGTGGTTGCGGCGGGATCGTATGGCACGGTCAATTTGCTCATGCGCTGCAAGGCGCGTGGCTCGCTCGGTGGACTCTCCGGGCAGCTTGGCAATTACCTACGGACCAACAGCGAGGCGCTGCTCGGCGTGCGGTCGCGCAAGGCCGGCGTCGACCATTCCAAGGGCATCGCGATCACCAGCGGCGTCTTGGTCGACGACACCACGCATATCGAAGTTGTCCGCTATTCGGACGGATCGGACGCGCTGGCGCCGCTCGCAACGGTGCTAACTGGTGGTGGCGGCCGCGTGCCCCGCCCCTTGCGATGGCTGGGCAATATTCTGGCTCACCCCGTTCAATTTTTGCGTTCGGTGGTGCCGTTTGGCTGGGCGCGCAAATCGGCGATCTTGCTGGTGATGCAGCCGCTAGACAACCACCTCACCTATCACCTCAGGCGCCCGTGGTATTGGCCGTTTAGCAAAAAGCTCGACAGCAAGCATGGCGGCGGCCCACCCTCGCCTAGCTTTATTCCGGTGGCCAATGTCGTCGCTAAGCGCATGGCGCAAAAGATGGACGGCTATGCGCAAAACAGCGCCGCCGAGGTGCTGCTGGGCAAGGCGACCACGGCCCACGTGCTCGGCGGGTGCCCAATTGGCGTCACCGCCGATGATGGCGTGGTGGATCCCCAGAGCCGCGCGTTTGGCTACGATGATCTCTATGTGGTCGACGGCTCGATCATTCCCGCCAACCTCGGCGTCAACCCCAGCCTTACCATTACCGCGATGGCGGAGCACGCGATGTCACATGTGCCGCCGCGAGCCGTTCGCATCGACGCCCATTGGCGCGCTGACGCCGTGACGCGTCGCTAG
- a CDS encoding pirin family protein, which produces MACMSSSDAIAQVLIATRHDLGGFEVGRVLPSAARRMVGPFIFFDHMGPGDFAAGQGIDVRPHPHIGLATVTYLYEGSIFHRDSLGFAQSIEPGAINWMTAGRGIVHSERTAPEARMAARRLHGLQLWLALPLAHEQTAPAFVHYPASALPELEVLGAKVRVLAGHAFGATSPVKTLSPLFYVDAALPSGGALKVPANYTERAAYVAIGRVRCGETIYDAGTMLVFAAGETPTLHAEGGAARIALVGGEPLEGPRLIWWNFVASNAALMDAAKAAWAAQARDAFPPVPGETEFIPLPTK; this is translated from the coding sequence ATAGCCTGCATGTCGTCTTCCGATGCAATCGCTCAGGTGCTCATCGCCACGCGCCACGACCTTGGCGGCTTTGAGGTCGGCCGGGTGCTGCCCAGCGCGGCGCGACGCATGGTCGGCCCGTTCATCTTTTTTGACCACATGGGACCTGGCGATTTCGCGGCTGGCCAGGGCATCGACGTGCGGCCGCATCCGCACATTGGGCTCGCGACGGTCACCTATCTCTACGAGGGCTCGATCTTTCACCGCGACAGCCTCGGCTTTGCGCAGAGCATTGAGCCAGGCGCGATAAATTGGATGACCGCAGGTCGCGGCATTGTGCATTCCGAACGCACGGCGCCCGAGGCGCGGATGGCGGCGCGGCGCCTGCACGGCTTGCAACTTTGGCTGGCCTTGCCACTGGCGCACGAGCAAACCGCGCCGGCGTTTGTCCATTACCCGGCCTCGGCGCTGCCCGAGCTCGAAGTGCTGGGCGCGAAGGTGCGCGTGCTCGCTGGCCATGCGTTTGGCGCGACGTCGCCGGTGAAAACGCTCAGCCCGCTATTTTATGTCGACGCCGCGCTGCCGAGCGGCGGCGCGCTCAAGGTGCCCGCCAACTACACCGAACGCGCAGCCTACGTCGCGATCGGCCGCGTGCGCTGTGGCGAAACCATTTACGACGCCGGCACCATGTTGGTGTTTGCTGCGGGCGAAACGCCAACCTTGCATGCCGAAGGCGGCGCCGCGCGCATCGCGCTTGTCGGCGGCGAACCGCTGGAAGGACCGCGCCTCATTTGGTGGAATTTTGTCGCCAGCAACGCCGCCCTAATGGACGCCGCCAAGGCCGCGTGGGCGGCACAAGCTCGCGATGCGTTTCCGCCCGTACCAGGCGAGACCGAATTTATTCCGCTACCTACGAAGTAG
- a CDS encoding TIGR00730 family Rossman fold protein, producing the protein MHPTRRVTVFCGSAHGVGDTYVAAAAQLGRWLAAQGYGLVYGGASIGTMGALADAALAGGAEVIGIMPRAIVDRELAHAGLTRLEIVVTMAERKARMMELADAFVVLPGGFGTLDEAFEVLCAAQLGAHAKPLVFCNIAGFWSPLRAWLDTARDAGMVAPPHHAQAIFVDEIAELAQLLRR; encoded by the coding sequence ATGCACCCAACCCGCCGCGTGACCGTCTTTTGTGGCTCGGCACACGGCGTTGGCGACACCTACGTGGCGGCTGCCGCGCAGCTTGGGCGCTGGCTGGCTGCGCAAGGTTATGGCCTCGTTTACGGTGGCGCGAGCATCGGCACCATGGGCGCTTTGGCCGACGCGGCACTCGCTGGTGGCGCCGAGGTAATAGGCATCATGCCGCGGGCGATCGTGGATCGCGAGCTGGCCCACGCCGGCCTGACACGCCTAGAAATCGTCGTCACGATGGCCGAGCGCAAGGCGCGTATGATGGAGCTCGCGGATGCCTTCGTCGTTTTGCCGGGCGGATTTGGCACCCTCGATGAAGCCTTTGAGGTGCTCTGCGCGGCGCAGCTCGGCGCCCACGCTAAGCCGCTGGTGTTCTGCAACATCGCGGGCTTCTGGTCGCCGCTGCGCGCCTGGCTCGATACCGCGCGCGATGCCGGCATGGTCGCTCCGCCGCATCATGCGCAGGCGATCTTTGTCGACGAGATCGCCGAGCTTGCGCAGCTACTTCGTAGGTAG
- a CDS encoding GNAT family N-acetyltransferase, translating to MIKRFDELARDELYAIMALRQRVFVVEQVAAYLDCDGYDDDAEHVFAWDEPAARADRSPPSQPLHLATPRGRLMAACARLFAPGIKYAEASIGRVVCAPEWRGQGTGVLLMQTSVARLDVRFPDSPIRIGAQRYLEAFYGRLGFVTQPGAPYLEDGIWHVEMVRPAANALRPTRAAT from the coding sequence ATGATCAAGCGCTTTGACGAGCTAGCCCGCGATGAACTCTACGCGATTATGGCGCTGCGTCAGCGCGTGTTTGTCGTCGAGCAGGTGGCGGCGTACTTGGACTGCGACGGCTATGACGACGACGCCGAGCATGTGTTCGCGTGGGACGAGCCCGCAGCCCGAGCCGATCGCTCGCCGCCATCGCAGCCGCTGCACCTGGCAACGCCGCGTGGACGCCTGATGGCCGCGTGTGCGCGCCTGTTTGCCCCAGGCATCAAGTATGCCGAGGCCAGCATCGGCCGCGTGGTCTGCGCCCCGGAATGGCGCGGTCAGGGCACCGGCGTCTTGCTCATGCAAACCAGCGTCGCGCGGCTTGATGTCCGATTTCCGGACTCACCGATTCGCATCGGCGCGCAGCGCTATTTGGAGGCCTTCTACGGCCGCTTGGGCTTTGTCACCCAGCCCGGCGCGCCATATCTCGAAGACGGCATCTGGCATGTCGAAATGGTGCGGCCAGCGGCGAATGCGCTGCGCCCCACGCGCGCCGCGACTTAG